The Rhodothermus sp. genome contains the following window.
CGTTGACGGAGCGGACTCTTCAACGGAAGAAGTGTGGGAGGGTTCTCCTTTTTGCAAATCTTTCACCTCCTCTTTTCCGTTGGCCGAAGGATAATCTCCATAGGGGCGCGGGCCGAGGATTTCTACCAGATCCCGTGGTCCCAGCACCTCTTTCTGGAGCAAGCGTTGCGCCAGAGCTTCCAGCTTGTCCCGCTTTTCTTCCAGCAACTGACGAGCGCGCGTTCGCACCTCATTAATGATCCGACGTACTTCTTCGTCGATCAGGCGCGCCGTTTCTTCGGAGTACGGCTTGTCGAAGAAGGCCTGCTCGCCATACTGACCAGACAGGTTGAAACTGACGTATCCGACCCGCTCACTCATGCCGTAGTCCACGACCATGGCATAGGCCAGCCGCGTGATACGTTCCAGATCGTTCTGCGCGCCTGTTGAGATGCGCCCAAAGACCAGCTCTTCGGCCACACGCCCTCCGATAGCCATGGTCATCCGATCCAGCAGGGCTTCTCGGGTATAGAGATAACGCTCCTCGGGCAGATACTGGGCATACCCCAGCGCAGCCAGCCCGCGAGGCACAATGGAGACTTTAACTACTGGATCCGCATAGCGCAAAAACCAGCCGACAATGGCGTGGCCCGCTTCGTGGTAGGCCACGATCTCGCGTTCTTCTGGCGAAATGATTTTGTTTTTCTTCTCCAGCCCCGCTATCACCCGATCGATAGCCTGCTCGAAGTCCTCCATTTCGACGGCTTCTTTGCCCTTTCGCGCTGCCAGCAAAGCGGCCTCATTACAGACATTGGCGATCTCCGCGCCGGCAAAGCCAGGCGTCTGGCCGGCCAACACCTCTAGGTCCACGTTATCGGCCAGAATCAAATCGCGCGTGTGCACCTTGAAGATCTCCAGTCGCTCCCGACGATCAGGCTTGTCGATCAGGATCTGTCGATCAAAACGTCCGGGCCGCAGCAGAGCGGGATCAAGCACATCAGGACGGTTTGTGGCGGCCATGATAATGACGCCTTTATCCGTGTTAAAGCCGTCCATTTCGACGAGCAGCTGGTTCAGCG
Protein-coding sequences here:
- the ftsH gene encoding ATP-dependent zinc metalloprotease FtsH, with amino-acid sequence MSQNERDSLKLERKQGPSEGPRLPERRPRFALWIYLAIFLALLVHFFMFWSSTETSTIEYSKFLEYVEQGYVERIEIINDTRVQGRFTEAAVREGVVPVPMRRTDLLRGAQTSDLIRRFTTTKPADHDLTSFLLAYNERARAEGRPTVQFTARIEENWFGGLLTWIFPLILIVALWMFLLRRMSPSSQVLNIGKNRAILYDAMGDHRVTFKDVAGLDEAKEEVAEIVEFLKNPKKFTRLGGKLPKGVLLVGPPGTGKTLLAKAVAGEAGVPFFSISGSDFVEMFVGVGAARVRDLFRQAKEKAPCIIFIDEIDAIGRSRGRGIMMGANDERENTLNQLLVEMDGFNTDKGVIIMAATNRPDVLDPALLRPGRFDRQILIDKPDRRERLEIFKVHTRDLILADNVDLEVLAGQTPGFAGAEIANVCNEAALLAARKGKEAVEMEDFEQAIDRVIAGLEKKNKIISPEEREIVAYHEAGHAIVGWFLRYADPVVKVSIVPRGLAALGYAQYLPEERYLYTREALLDRMTMAIGGRVAEELVFGRISTGAQNDLERITRLAYAMVVDYGMSERVGYVSFNLSGQYGEQAFFDKPYSEETARLIDEEVRRIINEVRTRARQLLEEKRDKLEALAQRLLQKEVLGPRDLVEILGPRPYGDYPSANGKEEVKDLQKGEPSHTSSVEESAPSTE